The genomic window CGGCGCTTCGCCGACGCGTTCGCCGACGACATCGCCGCCACCCCGGGGCGCTTGTACCGGACACTCGTCGACGGGGTCCTCGCCCGCCTCCTGCTCAACGAGGGACGCGTCGCCGAGGCCGAGGCCGCCGCGCTCGCGATGTTCGAGCGGGCCGGGAGCGGACCGACCGCGCTGTACGCGGAGGCCGTGCAGTGCCTCGTCGCCGGGAACCGTGCCGAGCAGGGGGCGACCAGGACGCTCGCCCGCCGCGTCCGTCAGACCATCCCCGAGCCCACGGGCGCCTTCCAGACGACGTGCTACCTCCTCGTCGGCTACGGTCTCGCAGCACTCGCGGACGACCACGGCGCCGCGGCCCTCGCCCGCAGCGCTTCGGGGAACGACTTCAGCGGCCTGTCCGTCCAGGACCGGGCCCTCGCGATCGAACTGCTGGTCTCGAGCGCGTTCCTCGACCGCGACATCGTCGAATCGGAACGCCTCATCGGCTTCATCGCCGCCGACGTCGACCGCAGGGTCCCCGGGCCGGCCATCCTCCGGATGCAGTGCAAGCTCGAACTCCTCCGTGGGCGCCCCGCCGAGGCGCTGGCGCTCGCGCGCACGGCGACCACCCGCGCGTTGGCCGACGGCCGCATGCTGGAAGCCGGGATCGGCGAGATCCTCGCGACGCGCGCCCTGATCGCCATGTCCGACCGGACGCAGGCCGTCCGCGAGTTGGCCGCGCTCGCCGAGCAGGCGGTCCGCGGCGGACACACCGCCGCGACCCGCTCCGCCGCCCGGGAGCTGAAGGCGATCGGTCGACGTCTCGCGCCGGTCGCGGGATCCGGTTGGGACGGACTGTCGCCGCGCGAACGCGAGGTCGCCCTGCTCTCCGCGGAGGGCAACTCGACGGCGGAGATCGCGTCCGTCCTCCAGCTCTCCTCGCGCACGGTCGACGCGCACGTCACCCGGGTGCTCGCCGCGTTCGGGATCGTGTCCCGCCGCCAGCTCCCCTCACGGCTCCCGGCCACACTGCCGTTGACCGCCGTCCCCGTCCCGACCGCACCGCTCACGCCCCGACAGCGGGACCTCACCGAGCTCGTCGCGGACGGCCTGTCCAACGACGAGATCGCGACAGCCCTCGGCATCTCCCGCAAGACCGTCGAGAAGCATCTCAGCGCCGTCTTCCACGCCTGGGGCGTGCGCTCGCGGGTCGCCGTCGCGCGCATCGTGCTCGCGAACCGCGATCGGTGACGTCCAGCTCCTCGGCGACGGTTCGACGAGGACGACGTCTATTCGACGATGTGCATGGCGCGCGCCGCGTCGGTGATCGACCCGGTGAGTGACGGGTAGACCGTGAAGGCACGCGCGACCTGGTCGACGTTCAGCCGCTGCTCGACCGCGAGGGCGAGCGGGAAGATGAGCTCGCTGGCCTTCGGGGCGACGATGACCCCGCCGATGACCGTCCCGCTGCCGGTCCGCGCGAACAGCTTGACGAAGCCGTCCTTGATGCCCATCATCTTCGCGCGCGGGTTCTGGGCGAGCGGCAGCTTGTAGATCTCACCCTGGGCGATGCCGTCCTCGATCTGCTTCTGGGTCCAGCCCACGGTCGCGATCTCGGGCTGCGTGAAGATGTTCGCGGCGACGTTGCGGATCTCGGTCGGGTTCACCGCGTCGCCCATCGCGTGCAGCATCGAGGTGCGACCCTGCATCGACGCGACGGACGCGAGCGGCAGGAAGGTCGTGCAGTCACCGGCTGCGTAGATGTTGGGGACGCTCGTGCGCGCCACCCGGTTGACGCGGATGTGTCCGGAATCGGTCAGCTGCACGCCGGCCTCCTCGAGACCGATCCCGGCGGTGTTGGGCACCGAACCGACCGCCATGAGACAGTGCGACCCCTCGACCGTGCGGCCGTCGGAGAGCGTGGCGACGACGCCGGTCTCGGTCCGGGTGACGGAGTCGGCCCGCGACTTCGACAGGACCGTCATGCCGTTGCGCTTGAAGACGTTCTCGATGACCGCCGCCGCATCGGCGTCCTCACCGGGCAGCACCTGGTCGCGGCTCGAGATGAGCGTGACCTTGGAGCCGAGCGCCGTGTAGGCGGAGGCGAACTCGGCGCCGGTGACGCCCGAGCCGACGACGATGAGGTGCTCGGGGACGGAGGTGAGGTTGTAGAGCTGCGTCCAGGTGAGGATGCGCTCGCCGTCCGGCAGGGCGGAGGGCAACTGGCGCGGGCTCGCGCCGACGGAGACGACGACGGTGTCGGCCTCGATGCGGTCGAAGTCGGTGCCGGCGGACAGATCGGTCGAGACGATGACCTCGTTCGGTCCGTCGAGCCGCCCCTGACCGTTGACGATGCGGACACCGGCACGGATGAGACTCGCCCGCATGTCCTCGGACTGCTGGCGGGCCAGTCCGAGCAGTCGCTTGTTGACGGCGGCGAGGTTCACCGCGACCTCGGGACGGCTGGGCTTGCCGGTGGTCTCCGAGCGGACGAAGAACTGCACACCGAGGTCGGCGGCCTCGCCGATGGCCCCGACCGCGTCGGCCGTGGCGATGAGGCTCTTGGACGGGACGACGTCGGTGATGACGGCCGCTCCGCCGACGCCCGAACGCTCCACGAGCGTGACGTCGGCCCCGAGCTGCGCCCCGGCGAGGGCAGCCTCGTACCCGCCGGGTCCGCCTCCGATGATCGCCACTCGCTGCTTGCGTTCGAACTCGTAGGCCATGCCTCCATTCTCGCGCGCCACCAGGGGCGGGACCAAACCCGTTCGGGCCTGCAGCGGCCGGGATCGTGCGCGGATGAGCGGGGTCGCCACGGTTGGGCGGCGGCCCCGCCCCTGTCTAGAGTGAGAGGATGTCCGAAACCTCTGCGAACCCACTCGATCTGTCCGATGTCGATCCCTTCGAGATCGCCCGCGAAGCCGCCGGCCAGATCGCCGAGAAGACCGGCGTCGAACACCACGACATCGCGCTCACCCTCGGCAGCGGCTGGGGCAAGGCGGCCGATCTGATCGGCGAGACGACGGCGACGATCCCGGCATCGGAGATCGTCGGCTTCTCGAAGCCGGCGCTCGAGGGCCACGTGGGCACCCTGCGCTCGATCCTGCTCCCGAGCGGCAAGCGTGCGCTCGTCATCGGCGCCCGGACGCACTACTACGAGAACCACGGTGTCCGCCGCGTCGTGCACAGCGTCCGGACGGCTGCGGCTGCCGGTGCCCGCATCATGGTGCTGACGAACGGCGCCGGCGGCATCAAGGACCACTGGACGCCGGGGACGCCCGTGCTGATCAGCGACCACATCAACCTCACCGCCGACTCGCCGCTCGAAGGTGCGACCTTCATCGACCTCACCGACCTCTACGCCAAGCGGCTGCGGGACATCGCGCACAGCGTCGCTCCGGAGCTCGACGAAGGCGTCTACACGCAGTTCCGCGGTCCGCACTACGAGACCCCGGCCGAGGTCCAGATGGCGAAGGCGATCGGTGGTCACATCGTCGGCATGTCGACCGCGCTCGAGGCGATCGCCGCACGTCAGGCCGGCATGGAGGTCCTCGGGATGTCGCTCATCACGAACCTCGCCGCCGGCATCCAGCAGACACCGCTCAGCCATGCCGAGGTCATCGAGGCCGGCCAGGCGGCCGAGCCGGTGATCAGCAAGCTCCTCGCGCAGATCGTCGCGGCCCTGTGAGCGAGGCGACGAGCCTGCTCGCGACCGCCGAGGCCTGGCTCGCCCAGGATCCCGACGACGAGACCCGGGCCGAACTGGCAGGCCTCGTCGAACGCGCGCGCGTGTCCGACGACGTGGCCGTCGCAGAACTGCACGACCGCTTCGACACCCGTCTGCAGTTCGGCACGGCCGGGCTCCGCGGACGCATCGAGGCCGGTTCCAACCGGATGAACCGGGTCCTCGTGTCGCAGGCCGCGGCCGGACTCGCCGCCTACCTGCTCGAGCAGGCACCGGAAGGCGTGACGCCGAGCGTCGTCATCGGCTACGACGGCCGGAAGAACTCCGCCGTGTTCGCCGGCGACACCGCCGAGCTGATGGCCGGTGCCGGCGTCCGCGCCATCCTGCTGCCACGGCTCCTGCCGACGCCCGTCCTCGCGTTCGCCGTGCGGTTCTTCGACGCCTCGGCCGGCGTCATGGTGACCGCGAGTCACAATCCGCCCGCCGACAACGGCTACAAGGTGTACCTGGGCGGCGAGCACCACGGGTCCCAGATCGTCTCCCCCGCCGACGCGGCCATCGCCGCCCACATCGGGCGCATCGCCGAGACGGCGCTCGTCCAGGACCTCCCGCGCAGCGACGGGTTCGAGATCGCGGGCGAGGACGTCGTCGACGCCTATGTCGCCGAGACCGCAGCCGTCGCTCCCGCCCCGGCGGGCGGCCAGCTGCGCGTCGTCTACACGGCCATGCACGGCGTGGGTTGGGAGACGACCCGACGCGTCCTCGAGACCGCCGGGTATCCGGCACCGGAACTCGTCGCCGAGCAGATCGATCC from Plantibacter flavus includes these protein-coding regions:
- a CDS encoding helix-turn-helix transcriptional regulator; its protein translation is MSAADLLEDALDRVADFDAAGAIALLEAEPGAASDPRVLALLSYARFTTADFAGCRQDAVDALAASTDSDRTTRLLVLGAAGLALGSDRSSGSELEGCFAEADALVDDGGDLEPTLAWLVGYLLVEGAVVNVLIHAARRFADAFADDIAATPGRLYRTLVDGVLARLLLNEGRVAEAEAAALAMFERAGSGPTALYAEAVQCLVAGNRAEQGATRTLARRVRQTIPEPTGAFQTTCYLLVGYGLAALADDHGAAALARSASGNDFSGLSVQDRALAIELLVSSAFLDRDIVESERLIGFIAADVDRRVPGPAILRMQCKLELLRGRPAEALALARTATTRALADGRMLEAGIGEILATRALIAMSDRTQAVRELAALAEQAVRGGHTAATRSAARELKAIGRRLAPVAGSGWDGLSPREREVALLSAEGNSTAEIASVLQLSSRTVDAHVTRVLAAFGIVSRRQLPSRLPATLPLTAVPVPTAPLTPRQRDLTELVADGLSNDEIATALGISRKTVEKHLSAVFHAWGVRSRVAVARIVLANRDR
- a CDS encoding NAD(P)H-quinone dehydrogenase, whose translation is MAYEFERKQRVAIIGGGPGGYEAALAGAQLGADVTLVERSGVGGAAVITDVVPSKSLIATADAVGAIGEAADLGVQFFVRSETTGKPSRPEVAVNLAAVNKRLLGLARQQSEDMRASLIRAGVRIVNGQGRLDGPNEVIVSTDLSAGTDFDRIEADTVVVSVGASPRQLPSALPDGERILTWTQLYNLTSVPEHLIVVGSGVTGAEFASAYTALGSKVTLISSRDQVLPGEDADAAAVIENVFKRNGMTVLSKSRADSVTRTETGVVATLSDGRTVEGSHCLMAVGSVPNTAGIGLEEAGVQLTDSGHIRVNRVARTSVPNIYAAGDCTTFLPLASVASMQGRTSMLHAMGDAVNPTEIRNVAANIFTQPEIATVGWTQKQIEDGIAQGEIYKLPLAQNPRAKMMGIKDGFVKLFARTGSGTVIGGVIVAPKASELIFPLALAVEQRLNVDQVARAFTVYPSLTGSITDAARAMHIVE
- a CDS encoding purine-nucleoside phosphorylase — protein: MSETSANPLDLSDVDPFEIAREAAGQIAEKTGVEHHDIALTLGSGWGKAADLIGETTATIPASEIVGFSKPALEGHVGTLRSILLPSGKRALVIGARTHYYENHGVRRVVHSVRTAAAAGARIMVLTNGAGGIKDHWTPGTPVLISDHINLTADSPLEGATFIDLTDLYAKRLRDIAHSVAPELDEGVYTQFRGPHYETPAEVQMAKAIGGHIVGMSTALEAIAARQAGMEVLGMSLITNLAAGIQQTPLSHAEVIEAGQAAEPVISKLLAQIVAAL